A stretch of the Poseidonibacter parvus genome encodes the following:
- the pyrF gene encoding orotidine-5'-phosphate decarboxylase, translated as MSKAIKLCVSLDLPSAKENLALVEQIKDFDVWLKVGFRSYIRDGKKFLEDIKAINPSFKIFLDLKLYDIPNTMADAAEEIANFGLVDMCNVHASAGKRAMSEVMNRIKDIPNKPLVIAVTALTSFDNDEFKAIYNEDINTKATKLAVDTYESGVDGVVCSAFESLDIKNNTSNEFITLCPGIRPFGEDSGDQKRVADISFSKENLVDFIVVGRPIYKADNPKAVVEKILANI; from the coding sequence ATGAGTAAAGCTATAAAACTTTGTGTATCTTTAGATTTGCCAAGTGCAAAAGAAAATCTAGCATTAGTAGAACAAATCAAAGATTTTGATGTTTGGCTAAAAGTTGGATTTAGATCTTACATTAGAGATGGGAAAAAGTTTTTAGAAGATATAAAAGCTATAAATCCTAGTTTTAAAATATTTTTAGATTTAAAACTTTATGATATTCCAAATACAATGGCAGATGCAGCAGAAGAAATTGCTAATTTTGGTTTAGTTGATATGTGTAATGTTCATGCAAGCGCTGGTAAACGTGCTATGAGTGAAGTTATGAATAGAATCAAAGATATTCCAAATAAACCTTTAGTAATAGCTGTAACTGCTCTTACGTCTTTTGATAATGATGAGTTTAAAGCTATTTATAATGAAGATATCAATACTAAAGCTACAAAGCTTGCAGTTGATACTTATGAGTCTGGAGTTGATGGAGTAGTTTGTTCTGCTTTTGAAAGCTTAGATATTAAAAACAATACTTCAAATGAATTTATTACATTATGTCCTGGTATTAGACCTTTTGGTGAAGATTCAGGGGATCAAAAAAGGGTAGCTGATATTTCTTTCTCAAAAGAAAACTTAGTAGATTTTATAGTTGTAGGACGTCCTATTTATAAAGCAGATAATCCTAAAGCTGTAGTAGAAAAAATACTAGCTAATATATAA
- the nusB gene encoding transcription antitermination factor NusB, which translates to MATRTQARESVIGLLYAYDLGNEGIVKYVDDILEDKKIRNKQKEFALNLFNGVVENLSKIDEEIISHLNQGTLADIGSVEKSILRLAVYEIQFAELEKAIIINEAIELSKKLASDGAPKFMNGLLDKVSKA; encoded by the coding sequence TTGGCAACAAGAACACAAGCAAGAGAATCTGTAATTGGTCTTTTATACGCTTATGATTTAGGTAATGAAGGTATTGTAAAATATGTTGATGATATTTTAGAAGACAAAAAGATTAGAAACAAGCAAAAAGAGTTTGCTTTAAATCTTTTTAATGGAGTTGTTGAAAACTTAAGCAAAATCGATGAGGAAATAATTTCTCATTTAAATCAAGGAACTTTAGCTGATATTGGTTCAGTTGAAAAATCGATTTTAAGACTTGCAGTTTATGAAATTCAATTTGCTGAACTTGAAAAAGCAATTATTATCAACGAAGCAATTGAATTATCTAAAAAACTTGCAAGTGATGGAGCTCCAAAGTTTATGAATGGACTTTTAGATAAAGTTTCTAAGGCATAA
- the ribH gene encoding 6,7-dimethyl-8-ribityllumazine synthase has product MNIIEGNLRLTGNEKIAVINGRFNHIITDRLVEGAEDAFKRHGGNEDNLDLILVPGAFEIPFALEKALASGKYDAVCCVGAVIRGATPHFDYISAEATKGIATAAMNHGLPVSNGVLTTDTIEQAIERAGSKVGNKGAEAMITIIEMLDLYKAMDK; this is encoded by the coding sequence ATGAATATTATTGAAGGTAATTTAAGATTAACTGGTAATGAAAAAATAGCAGTAATTAATGGTAGATTTAATCACATTATAACTGATAGATTAGTTGAAGGTGCAGAAGATGCATTTAAAAGACATGGTGGAAATGAAGATAATTTAGATTTAATTTTAGTACCAGGTGCATTTGAAATTCCTTTTGCTTTAGAAAAAGCATTAGCAAGTGGTAAATATGATGCTGTTTGTTGTGTTGGTGCGGTAATTAGAGGAGCAACTCCTCATTTTGATTACATTTCAGCAGAAGCTACAAAAGGTATTGCAACAGCAGCTATGAACCATGGTTTACCAGTATCAAATGGAGTTTTAACTACAGATACAATTGAGCAAGCAATCGAAAGAGCTGGATCAAAAGTTGGTAACAAAGGTGCAGAAGCTATGATTACAATTATTGAAATGTTAGATTTATATAAAGCGATGGATAAATAA
- the kdsA gene encoding 3-deoxy-8-phosphooctulonate synthase, with product MKILTGPCVLEDRDTVMRIAEKLIPLSENKRVEFYFKASFDKANRTSLDSYRGPGLEKGLKLFEEIKKQFGYKLVTDIHESYQAKPAGEVLDILQIPAFLCRQTDLLVEAAKTNCTVNIKKGQFLAAGSMKHPVEKILKTRGIDEVNYETSDKNGVWLCERGNVFGYGALVVDMKNLIAMREYAPVIFDATHAAQVPSTGGTTGGNSAVVPSLAKAAAAVGVDGFFFETHTDPSVALSDGPNMVQVDELYKVIDDLFAIQDVLNYK from the coding sequence ATGAAAATATTAACAGGACCATGTGTTTTAGAAGATAGAGATACAGTAATGAGAATTGCTGAAAAATTAATACCACTAAGTGAAAACAAAAGAGTAGAGTTTTATTTTAAAGCCTCTTTTGATAAAGCAAATAGAACAAGCCTAGACTCATATAGAGGTCCAGGATTAGAAAAAGGTTTAAAACTTTTTGAAGAAATAAAAAAACAATTTGGATACAAACTTGTAACTGATATTCATGAATCATATCAAGCTAAACCTGCTGGTGAAGTATTAGATATTTTACAAATACCAGCATTTCTATGTAGACAAACTGATTTATTAGTTGAAGCTGCAAAAACAAACTGTACAGTAAATATCAAAAAAGGTCAGTTCTTAGCAGCAGGAAGTATGAAGCATCCAGTTGAGAAAATACTAAAGACTAGAGGTATAGATGAAGTTAATTATGAAACTTCTGATAAAAATGGTGTTTGGCTTTGTGAAAGAGGAAATGTATTTGGATATGGAGCATTAGTAGTTGATATGAAAAATCTTATTGCTATGAGAGAATATGCACCAGTTATTTTTGATGCAACTCACGCAGCGCAAGTTCCAAGTACTGGAGGAACAACTGGAGGTAATTCAGCTGTTGTTCCTTCTTTAGCAAAAGCAGCAGCAGCTGTTGGTGTTGATGGTTTCTTCTTCGAAACTCACACAGATCCTAGTGTTGCACTAAGTGATGGACCAAATATGGTTCAAGTAGATGAATTATACAAAGTAATTGATGATTTATTTGCTATTCAAGATGTATTAAACTACAAATAA
- a CDS encoding potassium channel family protein: MKSSSLFIILQRMRTPFLVIIITYTISIVGLILIEGIDKNGNPHQMGIFDAFYFVSYMATTIGFGEAPYEFTYSQRIWVTFSIYLTVLGWFYGIGSLVSLLQDKLFLQELERAKFGRQVKNLKDKFIIILGYNQITSEIIKKTLENGVRTVVIEKDRNKINHLILESFTPTVPVLYSENYNLDALEFAGIKKYNCKAIVSLFEDDALNLKIALTSKLLNKHVRIAAKSTTINHTENLKDLDVEIIANPFSIISSEVNMALSAPNLFKLEKWLYKIDNLSANLPTFPQGKYIICGYGRMGRKIYRKLKANNIEAELVEINKNDINNYSQEEMSHITFGNADDKQMLSDVGILDAVAIIAATNDDTTNLSVLATAKKLNPNIMTIVRENEMEDYSIFESANINHIFMPSKILINKTANALINPLADKFLRMIIKKDEDWAAKVVRKLVEDINDDPLVMEVYINSKYTPELTKHLENKNTLSLDILATSLHNKEQRNNVVPLLLQREEEILLLPIFEHNLKIGDKILLACDEHAKSDIEYICQNANEFHYALTGEEKRTFFKGKNK, translated from the coding sequence TTGAAAAGCAGTTCTTTATTTATAATATTACAAAGAATGCGTACGCCATTTCTTGTAATTATTATAACTTACACTATTTCAATTGTTGGACTAATATTAATAGAAGGTATTGATAAGAATGGTAATCCTCATCAGATGGGAATTTTTGATGCTTTTTATTTTGTATCTTATATGGCTACAACTATTGGTTTTGGTGAAGCGCCATATGAGTTTACTTATTCTCAAAGAATTTGGGTTACTTTTTCTATTTATTTGACTGTTCTTGGATGGTTTTATGGAATAGGTTCTTTAGTTTCACTGCTTCAAGACAAACTTTTTTTACAAGAACTTGAACGTGCAAAGTTTGGAAGACAAGTAAAAAACTTAAAAGACAAGTTTATTATTATTCTAGGATACAATCAAATCACAAGTGAAATTATTAAAAAAACACTTGAAAATGGTGTTAGAACTGTTGTTATAGAAAAAGATAGGAATAAAATTAATCACTTGATTTTAGAAAGTTTTACTCCCACTGTTCCTGTTTTATACTCTGAAAATTATAATCTTGACGCATTAGAATTTGCGGGAATTAAAAAGTATAATTGTAAGGCAATTGTTTCTTTATTTGAAGATGATGCTTTAAATTTAAAAATTGCATTAACATCAAAACTTCTTAATAAACACGTAAGAATTGCAGCGAAATCAACAACGATTAATCACACTGAAAATTTAAAAGATTTAGATGTAGAGATTATCGCAAATCCTTTTTCAATTATTTCTTCTGAAGTAAATATGGCTTTAAGTGCACCAAATTTATTTAAACTAGAAAAGTGGCTATATAAAATTGATAATTTGAGTGCAAATCTTCCAACTTTTCCACAAGGAAAATATATTATTTGTGGATATGGAAGAATGGGTAGAAAAATATATCGAAAATTAAAAGCAAATAATATTGAAGCAGAATTAGTTGAAATTAATAAAAATGATATAAATAATTACTCACAAGAAGAAATGTCTCATATAACTTTTGGAAATGCAGATGATAAACAAATGCTTTCAGACGTTGGAATATTAGATGCTGTTGCAATTATTGCTGCTACAAATGACGATACAACAAATCTTTCAGTTTTAGCAACTGCAAAAAAACTAAATCCTAATATTATGACAATTGTTAGAGAAAATGAAATGGAAGATTACTCTATTTTTGAAAGTGCAAATATAAATCATATTTTCATGCCTTCAAAAATATTAATCAATAAAACTGCGAATGCATTAATTAACCCCTTAGCCGATAAGTTTTTACGTATGATTATCAAAAAAGATGAAGATTGGGCGGCTAAAGTAGTTAGAAAACTAGTTGAAGATATTAATGATGATCCTTTAGTAATGGAAGTATATATTAATTCAAAATATACACCAGAATTAACTAAACATTTAGAAAATAAAAATACCTTATCTTTGGATATCTTAGCTACTTCTTTACATAATAAAGAACAGAGAAATAATGTGGTACCATTACTTTTACAAAGAGAAGAAGAAATACTTCTTCTACCTATTTTTGAACATAATTTAAAAATAGGGGATAAAATTTTATTAGCATGTGATGAACATGCAAAAAGCGATATAGAATATATTTGTCAAAATGCAAATGAGTTTCATTATGCATTAACAGGTGAAGAAAAACGAACATTTTTTAAAGGAAAAAACAAATGA
- a CDS encoding DUF6394 family protein, whose protein sequence is MNLDKVISGFFIILAMTINFGFFYGDMHSLEAHSKYELFAAIVINIIATTLKLGDKTQMGSVLLATSLVADIQLIVAAIIWTVAAYVYVVDAEIIGIIVSLSGGALLANIVSVSLYVGDTLKSKR, encoded by the coding sequence ATGAACTTAGATAAGGTAATATCAGGTTTTTTTATTATATTAGCAATGACTATAAATTTTGGTTTCTTTTATGGAGATATGCATTCATTAGAAGCACATAGTAAATATGAACTTTTTGCTGCAATTGTTATTAATATTATTGCAACAACATTAAAACTTGGTGATAAAACACAAATGGGTTCTGTTTTACTTGCAACTTCACTAGTTGCAGATATACAGTTAATTGTTGCAGCTATTATTTGGACAGTTGCAGCTTATGTATATGTTGTAGATGCTGAAATAATTGGTATTATTGTTTCTTTATCAGGTGGTGCTTTATTAGCAAACATTGTATCTGTATCTTTATATGTTGGAGATACACTTAAATCAAAACGATAA
- a CDS encoding FMN-binding glutamate synthase family protein gives MDLELSTYEWILFAVVMIAWYIHDKYVQRDHQLLVNYPIIGRLRYVLEEAREPFRQYFGDEKFYESKDKLDWVYKAANDVPNYASFSPSQPLPKPKFMIRHANIVLNDDEVDQDFEVTFGANRKKPYTAKSIIARSAMSDGSISPEGTRAFVRGAFMGGFPINSGEGGVTSNFFITHQKYNPEYMKIVHGSTFAKKAKDIVDFFFNGAMAADVYRNLVFGKDKEAETYVFDLKSQLFHRINWDAPLEKFPKEVPEDMADIILQLSSGLYGARDKQGNFDPDRYQKTMRFCKMTEIKIAQGAKQTGGKLAAHKVTPAIAYYRNVEAYKDVFSPNRFPYANTIEELFDFIGTLQELSDKPVGIKIVISDVENIEPYAAEIKRRIDIADSRYPDFISLDGGSGGSATAPIEMMERVGLNIRDSIYLADSVLKEYGIREKVKIIASGKVLTPDDIIINMAIGADFIQIARGFMMSAGCIRARYCSGTTGHVCPVGLATQDKSKRKKYFVYKQAKKVRNYHNNLLKSVKGMLAIMGLKNINQLNKHRILFLDKDSRVHDNIDKVFARRLDIGKDLEDEYHELR, from the coding sequence ATGGATTTAGAGTTAAGCACGTATGAGTGGATATTATTTGCTGTTGTAATGATAGCTTGGTATATACATGATAAATATGTTCAAAGAGATCATCAGTTATTGGTAAACTATCCAATTATCGGAAGACTTAGATATGTATTAGAAGAAGCAAGAGAACCTTTTAGACAATATTTTGGAGATGAAAAGTTTTATGAATCAAAAGATAAATTAGATTGGGTTTATAAAGCTGCAAATGATGTTCCAAATTATGCTTCTTTTTCTCCTTCGCAACCTCTACCAAAGCCAAAATTTATGATTCGTCATGCAAATATAGTATTAAATGATGATGAAGTTGATCAAGATTTTGAAGTTACATTTGGTGCAAATAGAAAAAAACCTTATACTGCAAAATCAATAATCGCAAGATCAGCTATGAGTGATGGTTCAATTTCTCCTGAAGGAACAAGAGCCTTTGTTCGAGGAGCTTTTATGGGAGGTTTTCCTATAAATTCAGGTGAGGGTGGAGTTACATCAAACTTCTTTATTACTCATCAAAAATATAATCCTGAATATATGAAAATAGTTCATGGAAGTACTTTTGCTAAAAAAGCAAAAGATATAGTAGACTTTTTCTTTAATGGTGCAATGGCTGCAGATGTATATAGAAATCTTGTTTTTGGAAAAGACAAAGAAGCAGAGACTTATGTATTTGATTTAAAATCGCAATTATTTCACAGAATAAATTGGGATGCTCCTTTAGAGAAATTTCCAAAAGAAGTGCCTGAAGATATGGCTGATATCATTTTACAATTAAGTTCAGGGCTTTATGGTGCAAGAGATAAGCAAGGTAATTTTGACCCAGATAGATATCAAAAAACAATGCGTTTTTGTAAAATGACTGAGATTAAAATAGCTCAAGGTGCAAAACAAACTGGTGGAAAATTAGCAGCTCATAAAGTAACACCTGCAATTGCATATTATAGAAATGTAGAAGCATATAAAGATGTATTTTCACCAAATAGATTTCCTTATGCAAATACTATTGAAGAATTATTTGATTTTATTGGTACTTTACAAGAGTTATCAGATAAACCAGTAGGTATAAAAATAGTAATTTCAGATGTTGAAAATATTGAACCATATGCAGCTGAGATTAAAAGAAGAATTGATATAGCAGATAGCAGATATCCTGATTTTATTTCACTTGATGGAGGATCTGGAGGAAGTGCCACTGCTCCTATTGAAATGATGGAAAGAGTTGGGTTAAATATTAGAGATTCAATTTATTTAGCTGATAGTGTTTTAAAAGAATATGGTATAAGAGAAAAAGTTAAAATAATTGCCAGTGGAAAAGTTTTAACGCCTGATGATATTATTATAAATATGGCAATTGGTGCAGATTTTATCCAAATAGCTCGTGGATTTATGATGAGTGCTGGTTGTATACGTGCACGATATTGTTCTGGTACAACAGGGCATGTTTGTCCAGTTGGATTAGCAACACAAGATAAAAGTAAAAGAAAAAAATATTTTGTATATAAACAAGCTAAAAAAGTACGAAATTATCATAATAATTTATTAAAAAGTGTTAAGGGAATGCTTGCAATTATGGGATTAAAAAATATTAATCAATTAAATAAACATAGAATTTTATTCTTAGATAAAGATTCAAGAGTTCATGATAATATTGATAAAGTATTTGCAAGAAGATTAGATATCGGAAAAGATTTGGAGGATGAGTACCATGAACTTAGATAA
- a CDS encoding DMT family transporter has protein sequence MEDQVLKGAKYMLFASLLFAFMGAVAKELSNSMSSIEVVFFRNVFGVVLILISIYRKPLSQVGGKMWLLIFRGMAGFIALLFFFYNIAQIPLAEAMTFSKTSTIFSAIFAYLFVQEKLGFRGWLGVFVGFIGILFMTGFNPDNLEKTDYLGILCGVGAGLAYTSIRELRKFYDSRAIVLSFMTIGTIGPLILLLIGSFYTNPDLDFLFASFVVPKANDWYFIVLLGITATFAQIYMTKAYSCAKAGIIGTISYSNIAFSIILGIFLGDAFPDIWISFGILLIVLSGLLVSSKKS, from the coding sequence ATGGAAGATCAAGTACTAAAAGGTGCTAAATATATGTTATTTGCTTCATTGTTATTTGCTTTTATGGGAGCAGTTGCAAAAGAGTTAAGTAACTCAATGAGTTCAATTGAAGTAGTTTTTTTTAGAAACGTATTTGGAGTTGTTTTAATATTAATATCAATTTATAGAAAACCACTATCACAAGTTGGTGGAAAAATGTGGCTTTTAATTTTTAGAGGAATGGCTGGTTTTATTGCTTTATTATTCTTTTTCTATAATATTGCTCAAATACCACTTGCTGAAGCTATGACTTTTTCTAAAACATCTACAATATTTTCTGCAATATTTGCTTATTTATTTGTTCAAGAAAAACTTGGATTTAGAGGTTGGTTAGGTGTATTTGTTGGTTTTATTGGGATCTTATTTATGACAGGTTTTAATCCAGATAATTTAGAAAAAACAGACTATTTAGGAATTTTATGTGGAGTTGGTGCAGGTTTAGCATATACATCAATAAGAGAACTTCGTAAGTTTTATGATTCAAGAGCTATTGTTTTATCGTTTATGACAATAGGAACAATTGGACCTTTAATACTCTTACTTATTGGTTCTTTTTATACTAATCCTGATTTAGATTTCTTATTTGCTTCATTTGTAGTACCAAAAGCAAATGATTGGTATTTTATTGTTTTATTAGGAATTACTGCAACATTTGCACAAATTTATATGACTAAAGCATATTCTTGTGCAAAAGCTGGGATTATTGGAACGATATCTTATTCTAATATTGCATTTTCAATTATTTTAGGAATCTTTTTAGGAGATGCATTTCCTGATATTTGGATTTCTTTTGGTATACTTCTTATAGTTTTAAGTGGACTTTTAGTCTCTAGCAAAAAAAGCTAG
- the murA gene encoding UDP-N-acetylglucosamine 1-carboxyvinyltransferase: protein MEYLKILGENKLSGEVCISGAKNAALPLIACTILAKNEITMGNLPNVVDINTFLKLIDKLGGTYTKDGHSAKISTASIDKTTATYDIVKTMRASILVLGPILARFGHCEVSLPGGCAIGQRPVDLHLKALEAMGAEIIINHGYIEARAPKGLKGAKIVFDKVTVGGTENTVMAAALAHGETTIINAAKEPEIVQLCEVIASAGVKIEGIGTSTLKITGTNKELLDIKDFDVIPDRIEAGTYMCAAAIRNEKVKINNVIPLHLDAITSKLEEMNFEVLQDKTSVTILPTNEIKPVNIITTEYPGFPTDMQAQFMALATQANGTSTIDERLFENRFMHVSELLRLGADIHLNGNTATINGKSGTLNGTDVMATDLRASSALVLAALVAKGETNIHRIYHLDRGYEDLEGKFAKIGANVKRFTE, encoded by the coding sequence ATGGAATATTTAAAAATTCTTGGAGAAAACAAACTATCAGGTGAAGTTTGTATTTCTGGAGCTAAAAATGCAGCATTACCTTTAATTGCATGTACAATTTTGGCAAAAAATGAGATTACAATGGGAAATTTACCAAATGTAGTTGATATCAATACTTTTTTAAAACTTATTGATAAACTAGGTGGTACATATACTAAAGATGGTCATAGTGCAAAAATATCAACTGCAAGTATAGATAAAACAACTGCAACATACGATATTGTAAAAACAATGAGAGCATCAATTTTAGTTTTAGGGCCAATTCTTGCTAGATTTGGACATTGTGAAGTTTCACTTCCAGGTGGTTGTGCAATAGGTCAAAGACCTGTTGATTTACATCTTAAAGCTTTAGAAGCAATGGGTGCAGAAATTATTATTAACCATGGATATATTGAAGCACGAGCTCCAAAAGGCTTAAAAGGTGCAAAAATTGTATTTGATAAAGTAACAGTTGGGGGAACTGAAAATACTGTTATGGCAGCAGCTTTAGCCCATGGTGAGACTACAATTATTAATGCTGCAAAAGAACCTGAAATTGTTCAACTTTGTGAAGTAATTGCAAGTGCTGGAGTTAAAATAGAAGGTATTGGTACTTCAACACTAAAAATCACAGGAACAAATAAAGAACTGTTAGACATCAAAGATTTCGATGTAATTCCTGATAGAATTGAAGCTGGAACATATATGTGTGCAGCAGCAATTAGAAATGAAAAAGTAAAAATAAACAATGTTATTCCTTTACATTTAGATGCAATTACTTCAAAGCTTGAAGAAATGAATTTTGAAGTATTACAAGATAAAACAAGTGTAACTATTCTTCCTACAAATGAAATTAAACCTGTAAATATCATTACAACTGAATATCCAGGTTTTCCTACAGATATGCAGGCTCAATTTATGGCACTAGCAACTCAAGCAAATGGTACTTCTACTATTGATGAGAGATTGTTTGAAAATAGATTTATGCATGTTAGTGAGCTTTTAAGACTGGGTGCTGATATTCACTTGAATGGAAACACAGCTACAATTAACGGTAAAAGTGGAACATTAAATGGTACAGATGTAATGGCTACAGATTTAAGAGCCTCATCTGCTTTAGTTTTAGCAGCACTTGTAGCAAAAGGTGAAACTAATATTCACAGAATTTATCACCTTGATAGAGGATATGAAGACCTTGAAGGAAAGTTTGCAAAAATTGGTGCAAATGTAAAAAGGTTTACAGAATAG
- a CDS encoding HNH endonuclease → MILDSTFVISSSLLIACLIPLFIYRKKVFPFVYKTGSLEIFIKDLKIHMNDNHPKINFDYSIIQKTKDEKDIRIRETLIVEDIINQFYYFEYQKNTQNGISRDKLWKGYEEKSFSNPKTPNDWQERRELAWQRDKNKCNRCGTKIKLEDVFTTFAKDISKGGGYNFENIIILCSDCNKILNAKNPKNTIASLNLNDDLMKLVRG, encoded by the coding sequence GTGATATTAGATTCAACTTTTGTAATTTCTTCAAGTTTACTTATTGCTTGTTTAATTCCTCTTTTTATTTATAGAAAAAAGGTTTTTCCTTTTGTCTATAAAACAGGAAGTTTAGAAATATTTATAAAAGATTTGAAAATTCATATGAATGATAATCATCCAAAAATAAATTTTGATTATTCAATAATTCAAAAAACAAAAGATGAAAAAGATATAAGAATAAGAGAAACATTAATAGTTGAAGATATTATTAATCAATTTTATTATTTTGAATATCAAAAAAATACACAAAATGGTATATCAAGAGATAAACTTTGGAAAGGATATGAAGAAAAATCATTTTCAAATCCAAAAACTCCTAATGATTGGCAAGAAAGACGTGAGCTTGCATGGCAAAGAGATAAAAACAAATGTAACAGATGTGGAACAAAAATAAAATTAGAAGATGTATTTACTACTTTTGCAAAAGATATATCAAAAGGTGGTGGTTATAACTTTGAGAATATTATAATTTTATGTTCAGATTGTAATAAAATTTTAAATGCAAAGAATCCTAAAAATACAATAGCGTCATTAAATTTAAATGATGATTTAATGAAACTTGTAAGAGGATAA